The Scylla paramamosain isolate STU-SP2022 chromosome 20, ASM3559412v1, whole genome shotgun sequence nucleotide sequence gtggtagtagtagtagtagtagtagtaatagtagtagtagtactagtttcAGAAAAAAAGTGGTTAATTAATAACTTCCTGTAAATTTTCTGCTtcgtgaaaaagagagagagagaaagagagagagagagagagagagagagagagagagagagagagagagagagagagagagagaaagagagagaggagagagagagatcgggaTAATGCTCGAATTTGTTTATTGATTGTTACATATTGGTAAAATCATAATAAATAGGCTTTTCCAATAATTTTTTGTCTTGGTAGTtgcagtgtgtgcgtgtgtgtgtgtgtgtgtgtgtgtgtgtgtgtgtgtgtgtgtgtgtgtgtgtgtgtgtcttcaatttccatttctctttcccttgctTCTGTGAGTGGGAAAgatagagatggaaagagagagagcaacacgacaaagaaagagagacagagagggagaggaaggatggaaggaaggatggtggTATGGGTGGGTGTTGTGCTCCTTAATAACATCTACCATAGGCGCAGCCATATCTGCCACCAAGGCCGCTACCGATGCTGATAACTCTGCCGCCGCCATAGCCACCTTGGTTGAAAAATCGGCCGCCATTGAAGCCGCCATTGAAGCCGCCATTGTAGCCGCCAAAGAAGCCGTTATTGAAGCCGCCATTGAAGCCGCCACCATAGCCGCCTCCGCCACCGCGAATAATAACAGCCCTTGAGCCGCCGAATCCGGTGTTTCCGTATCCGTTGCCGAAGCCTCCTCTCAGTCCACTTCCACCAATGAAGCCGCCGCCGATACCGCCGGGCATTGCCACAGCCACGCCGCAGAGGGCCGCCAGTGCGAGGATGATGCACGATTTCTGAAAAGGGAGTGTGTTTGTCACTTacgatgacagtgatgatgaataaaaaagattGATAAGAAAAGCaggatgaagaagacgaagaagaagtacttaaaagaaaagaggaaaaagaaaggaagtagtaaaagaagtacaagaagtggtagaagagaaagaaacaaaagtagagaagaagaagaagaaaagaacagtaataataatagtaatgaacaCACGCTATATACAAGccctgaaaagaaaacaacagtgTACCTTGCTTAGAGAACTCAAGTCACCGAAAAAGTGTCGGGAGTCTCGGGGCAAGTAAGGAACACCATCTGTGATGAATGAACGGCTCTCGCTCTGATTATGCGTTGCTCAGAGAAAATAGATCAGCTTTCCTGCCTTGACTACTTAAACCGGATCAAACTGAGACCTTTTCTAGATCACGGTCAGGGCAATTAATTAGACAGGTGACCAGGATACCTTGCCTGACTTGTCCACCTGTTACTGTGACATGCAGTGATATAAAAACTCACCCGCAtcacacacaaaggaacacagaggaagaacaagcagcaacaGACTTGTTGtcccttacgaggctgtttgtctTAAGCTACAGTGTCTGAATCTAAAGAAAGAGATGTAGGATAGTGATTTAAGTTTCCTTCGGCATGTCCTTCGGTATCCTTAGCACCCCAACGTAGTTCTGTTCCACTACACGGGCGTCTTCTGTGCGTCACATTTCATTGCCGACAAAGGGACAGTGTAAGGCCATGAGGAAAGCCGCAAGAAGCAAGTATAGGcgtgcacgtggcagtccctataacATAACATGCCTACCTTTATCCACCTGTTATTTCTATTCATAATGTTATCTAATCTTAtgttttaacccttccactgcggCATGCAACATGgcacaccattaaaaacaatgCACGGAATCTTTATAAGAATATACGAGAAAGAAGGgcataaaaaataatgtattttgtaatttctagcGGGGACAACGTTTGGAGGTGGCTTTAGAACAAGGAAAGATGTTtgagagtggttagtaattaagggaaAACAATTCACATAGCAGCTTTCTGCTGACTGAGCCGCTTCATGTCATGTATCAATTCTTGAgaattttctttctatctttttgaAATCTCACTTGATTCAAATAAGTGTAGGGGGTTTA carries:
- the LOC135110705 gene encoding uncharacterized protein LOC135110705, with amino-acid sequence MKSCIILALAALCGVAVAMPGGIGGGFIGGSGLRGGFGNGYGNTGFGGSRAVIIRGGGGGYGGGFNGGFNNGFFGGYNGGFNGGFNGGRFFNQGGYGGGRVISIGSGLGGRYGCAYGRCY